One region of Arthrobacter sp. StoSoilB22 genomic DNA includes:
- a CDS encoding FAD-dependent monooxygenase, producing MEKVDIIGGGIAGLALAGILDPGKFDVTIYEQRPELPTVGTTLAMWPEAQRALSELGILGAARSRGAKIKTGALRRPSGEPLLSMEGEGLLGISRPELLRLLDTAVPRSVSRAVARVDKLPGTAGLTVGADGVNSIVRRHFRGPQSEARPTPFLAVRGVIPGTPLPEDIGEYWGRGEIFGLAPAEGGSNWYASFRSDLGPDKVDVAEALEVTRNRYANHASAVQEVLAKARLDTTLAQRIWICPPLIKYSQGNVVLIGDAAHAMTPNLGRGACEALIDAVTLGKLLNGLPSEKALAAYGRKRIMRTQLLRVASSLMGTVALAQGAQPWRDALLKQVGKRVSRTRERASTSN from the coding sequence ATGGAAAAGGTGGACATCATTGGTGGAGGGATCGCCGGGCTGGCGCTCGCAGGAATACTGGACCCCGGCAAGTTCGACGTCACCATCTACGAGCAGCGCCCCGAACTCCCCACTGTTGGAACAACCCTCGCCATGTGGCCGGAAGCCCAACGCGCGCTCTCAGAGCTGGGGATACTCGGAGCTGCACGGAGTCGCGGAGCCAAGATCAAAACCGGCGCCCTCCGCCGCCCCTCGGGAGAACCCCTGCTGTCCATGGAAGGTGAAGGCCTCCTTGGAATATCCCGGCCCGAACTCCTGAGGCTGCTGGACACGGCAGTGCCTCGTTCCGTGAGCCGGGCAGTAGCCAGAGTGGACAAGCTGCCGGGTACTGCCGGGCTGACCGTGGGCGCAGATGGCGTCAACAGCATTGTCCGGCGGCACTTCAGAGGCCCGCAGAGCGAAGCAAGGCCAACACCATTCCTGGCCGTCAGGGGAGTCATCCCCGGAACCCCGCTCCCGGAGGACATCGGCGAATACTGGGGGCGTGGCGAGATATTCGGCTTGGCGCCAGCTGAGGGCGGAAGCAACTGGTACGCTTCATTCCGCTCAGACCTGGGGCCGGACAAAGTAGACGTCGCAGAAGCCCTCGAAGTGACACGAAACCGCTACGCAAACCACGCGAGCGCCGTACAGGAAGTACTCGCAAAGGCCAGGCTGGACACCACGCTTGCCCAACGCATCTGGATCTGCCCTCCCCTGATCAAATACTCGCAGGGAAACGTTGTGTTGATAGGGGATGCCGCCCACGCCATGACACCAAACCTGGGGCGGGGCGCCTGTGAAGCGCTGATCGATGCAGTGACACTGGGCAAACTTCTAAATGGGCTGCCCAGTGAAAAGGCGCTCGCAGCCTATGGCAGGAAGCGCATCATGCGCACGCAACTACTCCGGGTTGCTTCTTCCCTCATGGGGACTGTCGCCCTCGCCCAGGGTGCACAACCATGGCGAGACGCCTTGCTCAAGCAAGTTGGAAAGCGAGTATCGCGAACCCGGGAAAGGGCATCAACTTCGAACTAG
- a CDS encoding TetR family transcriptional regulator: MPDRRSELADAALAVVAAKGLKGLTHRAVDAQAGVAVGTTSNYFRNRAALMGAAVDRVEERDRLLLQQGGTDIPTSVADLADQIAGAVMGLAHQNAELTRARFAFALDQPGVVTAGHERLVSALAQLLDAMGISEARSRAEAISDYSDGLALHLLTARTGQDLDTATVARNILRLLEG; the protein is encoded by the coding sequence ATGCCGGACCGCCGAAGTGAACTAGCCGACGCCGCCCTCGCCGTCGTTGCTGCCAAGGGACTCAAAGGACTCACGCACAGGGCCGTCGACGCCCAGGCAGGTGTCGCCGTCGGAACTACCTCGAACTATTTCCGCAACCGGGCAGCACTCATGGGGGCCGCCGTCGACCGCGTTGAAGAACGTGACCGCCTCCTGCTGCAGCAGGGTGGAACGGACATCCCGACGTCGGTAGCCGACTTGGCGGATCAGATCGCCGGAGCAGTCATGGGACTCGCGCACCAGAACGCCGAACTGACCCGCGCCAGGTTCGCCTTTGCCCTAGACCAGCCAGGTGTTGTCACTGCCGGGCACGAGCGGCTGGTATCAGCCTTGGCGCAATTGCTCGACGCCATGGGCATATCTGAAGCACGCAGCCGGGCGGAAGCAATCTCCGACTACAGCGACGGGCTCGCCCTTCACCTGCTGACCGCGAGGACGGGGCAGGACCTTGACACAGCCACAGTGGCGCGCAACATCCTGCGTCTGTTGGAGGGATGA
- a CDS encoding MBL fold metallo-hydrolase, whose protein sequence is MSAGNLTIDQVVTSGTFSLDGGTWDVDNNVWIIGNATECIVIDPAHNPEAIRAAVGGRDVKAILLTHGHDDHISSAGAFRELVTAPIHLHQDDWMLWKAVFPHVDPDVAIVDGDEFTVAGATVKAIHTPGHSPGSVSFHLASEETLFSGDTLFQGGPGATGRSYSDFPTIIESIRTKLLPLPEETVVRTGHGDSTTIGAEKPHLDEWIARGH, encoded by the coding sequence GTGAGCGCCGGCAACCTCACGATCGATCAGGTAGTAACCTCCGGGACATTCTCCCTCGACGGAGGAACCTGGGACGTGGACAACAACGTCTGGATCATCGGCAACGCCACCGAATGCATCGTCATCGACCCCGCCCACAACCCTGAAGCAATCCGTGCGGCCGTGGGTGGCCGAGACGTCAAAGCCATCCTGCTAACACACGGCCATGACGACCACATCAGTTCCGCAGGTGCTTTCCGGGAGCTCGTCACGGCTCCCATCCACCTGCATCAGGACGATTGGATGCTGTGGAAGGCCGTGTTCCCCCACGTTGACCCTGATGTGGCGATCGTGGACGGTGACGAGTTCACCGTGGCCGGCGCAACGGTGAAAGCGATCCACACTCCCGGACACTCTCCAGGATCCGTTTCGTTCCACCTTGCAAGCGAAGAGACACTCTTCAGCGGAGACACGCTCTTCCAAGGCGGACCCGGTGCGACCGGACGGTCCTACAGCGATTTCCCCACCATCATCGAGTCCATCCGGACAAAGCTCCTGCCACTACCGGAGGAAACCGTGGTCCGCACGGGACACGGCGATTCCACCACCATCGGCGCAGAGAAGCCGCACCTGGATGAATGGATCGCCCGCGGGCACTGA
- a CDS encoding SOS response-associated peptidase has protein sequence MARAVGDLLADFDAELENEIALEKSWNVAPTDAVPIVLERLIDEDVKRQLHVAKWGLVPSWAKDPKAGARLINARSETLLEKPSFKKAAVARRCAVPADGYYEWKKGEGKNKQPYYVHPGDGHGLVFAGLYEWWRDQSASDDDPGRWLLSMSILTADTPTADEAKTRRSASVFDELTALHDRVPLPMSTETMEAWLDPREKDAQGLVDLVRSKAHDAAAGWRLDAVGAAVGNVRNNSPELIEPVEALF, from the coding sequence ATGGCTCGTGCGGTGGGGGACCTCCTCGCTGATTTTGACGCCGAACTTGAGAACGAGATTGCGCTGGAGAAGTCGTGGAATGTGGCTCCGACCGATGCCGTTCCTATTGTTTTGGAGAGGCTGATTGACGAGGACGTGAAGCGGCAGCTCCATGTGGCGAAGTGGGGTCTGGTGCCATCATGGGCGAAGGATCCCAAGGCTGGTGCCAGGCTTATCAACGCTCGAAGCGAGACGCTGTTGGAAAAGCCGTCCTTCAAGAAGGCCGCCGTTGCCAGGCGTTGCGCAGTTCCGGCAGACGGTTATTACGAATGGAAGAAGGGCGAGGGTAAGAACAAGCAACCGTATTATGTGCACCCGGGGGATGGCCACGGTTTGGTCTTTGCAGGCTTGTATGAGTGGTGGCGTGACCAGTCTGCATCCGATGATGATCCGGGGCGTTGGTTGCTGTCCATGTCCATCCTGACTGCCGATACCCCAACGGCGGATGAGGCCAAGACCCGGCGCAGTGCCTCGGTGTTTGACGAACTGACTGCCCTCCATGACCGCGTTCCCTTGCCGATGAGCACTGAGACGATGGAAGCGTGGTTGGATCCGAGGGAGAAGGACGCTCAAGGGTTGGTGGATCTGGTCCGCTCCAAGGCGCACGATGCCGCGGCCGGGTGGAGGTTGGACGCTGTGGGCGCAGCGGTGGGAAATGTCCGCAATAACTCACCGGAACTCATTGAACCGGTGGAAGCTCTCTTCTAG
- a CDS encoding S-(hydroxymethyl)mycothiol dehydrogenase gives MVHAVKGVVVRSKGAPATLETILVPEPGPGEALVDILTSGVCHTDLHYKLGGISDDFPFLLGHEATGVVSAVGPDVTDVAPGDRVVLNWRAVCGNCRACNRGQAQYCFNTHNATQKMTLEDGTELSPALGIGAFIEKTLVAAGQCTKVDPDADAAAVGLLGCGVMAGLGAALNTGNVKRGDSVAVIGCGGVGVAAIAGAALAGATTIIAVDIDAKKLQRAKDLGATHTVDSSAADPIEEIRALTAGFGADVVIDAVGRPETYKQAFYARDLAGTVVLVGVPTPEMTLELPLLDVFGRGGSLKSSWYGDCLPSRDFPMLVDLYKQGKLDLDAFVTERITIDQVEEAFDKMHDGAVLRSVVEL, from the coding sequence ATGGTCCACGCAGTCAAAGGTGTCGTCGTCCGCTCCAAAGGCGCCCCCGCAACCCTGGAAACCATCCTCGTCCCGGAACCCGGCCCCGGCGAAGCCTTGGTGGACATCCTCACCAGCGGCGTCTGCCACACCGATCTCCACTACAAACTCGGCGGCATCAGCGACGACTTTCCGTTCCTCCTCGGCCATGAAGCCACCGGCGTTGTCAGCGCAGTAGGCCCCGACGTCACAGACGTAGCCCCGGGCGACCGTGTCGTCCTGAACTGGCGTGCAGTCTGCGGCAACTGTCGCGCATGCAACCGCGGCCAAGCCCAGTACTGCTTCAACACCCACAACGCCACCCAAAAAATGACCCTCGAAGACGGCACGGAACTCTCACCGGCCCTCGGCATCGGCGCGTTCATCGAAAAGACCCTGGTCGCCGCCGGCCAATGCACCAAGGTAGACCCCGACGCCGATGCCGCCGCCGTCGGCCTGCTCGGCTGCGGCGTCATGGCAGGTTTGGGCGCAGCGCTCAACACCGGCAACGTCAAGCGAGGCGACTCCGTTGCTGTGATCGGCTGCGGAGGAGTGGGCGTAGCAGCCATCGCCGGCGCCGCGCTCGCAGGGGCCACCACCATCATTGCCGTCGACATCGACGCAAAGAAGCTCCAGCGTGCCAAGGACCTCGGCGCAACCCACACCGTGGACTCATCCGCAGCGGACCCCATCGAGGAAATCCGGGCCTTGACAGCCGGCTTCGGCGCAGACGTGGTGATTGACGCCGTCGGACGTCCCGAAACTTATAAGCAGGCGTTCTACGCCCGCGACCTCGCAGGCACCGTTGTCCTGGTTGGTGTCCCCACACCGGAGATGACCTTGGAACTGCCGCTGCTGGATGTCTTCGGCCGCGGCGGTTCACTCAAATCCTCATGGTATGGCGACTGCCTGCCCTCCCGCGACTTCCCCATGCTCGTGGACCTGTATAAGCAGGGCAAACTGGACCTGGACGCCTTCGTTACAGAGCGCATCACCATCGACCAGGTGGAAGAGGCGTTCGACAAAATGCACGATGGCGCAGTCCTCCGATCGGTGGTTGAACTGTGA
- a CDS encoding lipoate--protein ligase family protein, with product MSGLEAEARQLTVYRQKESMGAAADLDFALELLQHARNGNLGPSLRLYRPQPTVAFGQRDANLPGFQAAAEACRELGFEPLIRKAGGRAAAYHQGTLVIDHIEPHPDALVRAKARFSEFGELLAGALRSVGVHAAVGEIPGEYCPGEFSVHGEDPDFPAHRIKLIGTAQRVVSGGWLFSSVIVVEDSKPIREVLAASYAALGLEWDPATAGAANDLLPHLDVQSVEDAVVEAYRGYAEVLDGDFRSLVG from the coding sequence ATGAGCGGGTTGGAAGCAGAGGCCCGCCAGCTCACTGTCTACCGCCAGAAGGAATCCATGGGTGCGGCTGCGGACCTTGATTTCGCTTTGGAGCTGCTTCAGCATGCCCGTAACGGAAATCTGGGCCCGTCCCTTCGCCTGTATCGACCACAGCCCACGGTTGCTTTCGGTCAGCGCGACGCCAACTTGCCAGGGTTTCAGGCTGCGGCAGAGGCGTGCCGGGAGCTGGGGTTCGAGCCGCTCATACGCAAAGCCGGAGGCCGCGCCGCTGCTTATCACCAAGGGACCTTGGTCATTGATCACATTGAGCCTCACCCTGACGCGCTCGTTCGCGCCAAAGCCCGTTTTTCCGAGTTTGGTGAGCTGCTGGCCGGAGCGCTGAGAAGCGTAGGCGTTCATGCCGCCGTCGGTGAGATTCCCGGTGAATACTGTCCGGGGGAGTTTAGTGTCCACGGCGAGGACCCCGATTTCCCTGCACACCGCATCAAACTGATTGGTACAGCCCAACGTGTGGTTTCCGGCGGGTGGTTGTTCAGTTCGGTGATTGTGGTGGAGGATTCCAAGCCCATTCGTGAAGTCCTGGCGGCGAGCTACGCGGCGCTTGGGTTGGAGTGGGATCCTGCCACTGCTGGTGCGGCCAATGACCTGCTCCCGCACCTGGATGTTCAGTCGGTGGAGGATGCCGTTGTTGAGGCTTACCGCGGGTACGCGGAAGTTCTCGACGGCGACTTCCGCAGCCTAGTGGGGTAG
- a CDS encoding PDDEXK nuclease domain-containing protein, translated as MPSQELATEASFPGVPAASSMPHWYPTLLNTVADQVRVGRTRALAAANSELLNSYWSIGRQLAERESEQGWGAKVVTRLSADIRTRFPDAKGFSPRNLRYMKSFAQAWPDFPMLQAPLATLPWYHQIALLEKLDDAATRLWYASAAAQHGWSRNVLTHQISTRLHERSGQAITNFAATMVPADSDLAQQATKDPYVFDFLSMSDRHTERDLELQLVKHVEKFLLELGQGFAFVGEQVRLEIAGDEFFADLLFYHLKLRCYMVIELKAVKFEPGFLGQLGMYMAAVDDLLAHPDDKPTIGLLLCKEKNSVVAEYALRGFNAPVGIAEWRTSLADSLPDELVASLPSIETLEAELASEAARLQR; from the coding sequence ATGCCGTCCCAAGAGCTCGCCACCGAGGCATCATTTCCGGGTGTCCCGGCGGCCTCGTCCATGCCTCACTGGTACCCCACACTGCTCAACACGGTGGCTGACCAGGTCCGCGTCGGCAGGACCCGGGCTCTGGCGGCCGCCAACAGTGAGTTGCTGAACTCCTACTGGAGCATTGGCCGGCAGCTGGCCGAACGTGAATCCGAGCAAGGCTGGGGTGCCAAAGTAGTCACCCGGCTGTCCGCCGACATCCGCACCCGGTTCCCGGACGCGAAGGGCTTCTCCCCTAGAAACCTGAGGTACATGAAGAGCTTCGCCCAAGCCTGGCCGGACTTCCCAATGTTGCAAGCGCCGCTTGCAACATTGCCCTGGTACCACCAGATCGCACTCTTGGAAAAGCTCGACGACGCCGCCACTCGCCTTTGGTACGCATCGGCAGCGGCCCAACACGGTTGGTCGCGCAACGTGCTGACGCACCAGATTTCAACGCGTCTCCATGAGCGATCAGGCCAAGCAATCACCAACTTTGCGGCCACTATGGTCCCTGCAGATTCGGATCTCGCGCAGCAGGCAACCAAGGACCCCTACGTCTTTGACTTTTTGTCCATGAGTGACCGGCACACTGAACGGGACCTGGAGCTGCAGTTGGTGAAGCATGTGGAGAAATTCCTGTTGGAGCTGGGCCAGGGTTTCGCCTTTGTGGGCGAGCAGGTCCGGCTGGAGATTGCCGGCGACGAGTTCTTCGCGGACCTGCTCTTTTACCATCTGAAGTTGCGCTGCTACATGGTGATAGAGCTCAAGGCCGTGAAGTTCGAACCCGGGTTCCTGGGCCAGCTTGGGATGTACATGGCTGCGGTGGACGATCTCCTGGCGCACCCGGACGACAAGCCCACCATCGGATTGCTTTTGTGTAAGGAGAAGAACAGCGTGGTGGCCGAGTATGCACTGCGTGGGTTCAACGCTCCCGTGGGCATCGCAGAGTGGCGGACCTCCCTCGCGGATTCCTTGCCCGACGAATTGGTGGCGAGCCTGCCCAGTATTGAGACCTTGGAGGCCGAGCTGGCTAGTGAGGCTGCGCGCTTGCAGCGTTGA
- a CDS encoding dienelactone hydrolase family protein, whose amino-acid sequence MVQLEKFEKYLIEEFYDDYRSGEMSHKTFTRRVAFIMGSMSAAGAAMALVGCTPEEVPKTTDPMPTPSTTSSAASPGNTVNATTAVPNAKSPLSVPEGAAGLVTATVKFDSGGTEISGYLARPEGSQRGPGVLICHENRGLTPHIQDVARRFAKEGYAALALDLLSREGGTASMDPDAVPGALTQAGAQRHVGDFKAAFEYLNGQGYVEEGRIAMVGFCFGGGITWQASTEIGGLKATSAFYGPAPDLTKVPTLKPAVFGVYAEKDARITGSMPQLQEALDKTNVKHQLKVYPGVDHAFHNDTSERYVEAQATAAWNDTLAWFKDNV is encoded by the coding sequence GTGGTGCAGCTGGAGAAGTTCGAGAAGTACTTGATCGAAGAGTTCTACGATGACTACCGCTCGGGAGAGATGTCGCATAAGACATTCACCCGGCGGGTGGCGTTCATCATGGGAAGCATGTCGGCTGCAGGGGCGGCCATGGCCTTGGTGGGTTGCACGCCGGAGGAGGTTCCCAAGACCACGGACCCGATGCCCACGCCATCGACCACGTCGTCGGCGGCTTCTCCGGGGAACACCGTGAACGCCACTACCGCGGTTCCCAACGCCAAGAGCCCGTTGTCCGTTCCAGAGGGCGCGGCGGGTCTGGTTACTGCCACAGTGAAGTTCGACTCCGGCGGGACGGAGATCAGCGGTTACCTCGCCCGGCCTGAGGGAAGCCAGAGGGGCCCAGGCGTGTTGATCTGCCACGAGAACAGAGGCCTCACCCCGCACATCCAGGATGTCGCACGGCGTTTTGCCAAGGAAGGGTATGCGGCGTTGGCACTGGACCTCCTCAGCAGGGAGGGCGGGACAGCGTCGATGGACCCGGATGCCGTCCCGGGCGCTCTGACGCAGGCGGGTGCCCAAAGGCACGTGGGTGACTTTAAAGCCGCCTTTGAGTACCTCAATGGCCAGGGTTATGTGGAGGAGGGCCGGATCGCGATGGTTGGCTTTTGCTTCGGTGGCGGGATCACGTGGCAGGCGTCAACAGAGATAGGCGGGCTCAAGGCCACATCGGCCTTCTATGGCCCCGCACCGGACTTGACCAAAGTCCCCACTCTCAAGCCGGCTGTGTTCGGTGTCTACGCCGAGAAGGATGCCCGCATCACCGGCTCCATGCCTCAACTCCAAGAGGCGCTGGATAAAACCAACGTCAAGCACCAGCTCAAGGTGTACCCCGGCGTTGACCACGCCTTCCACAACGACACCAGTGAACGCTACGTGGAGGCCCAAGCCACAGCAGCCTGGAACGACACCCTGGCTTGGTTTAAGGACAACGTCTAG
- a CDS encoding mycoredoxin has product MDFTPDSGTITMFSTTWCGYCNRLKKQLDAKGIGYTEINIEEVDGTAELVEQLNGGNRTVPTVLFPDGTAATNPSASEVESRLAA; this is encoded by the coding sequence GTGGACTTCACTCCCGACTCCGGCACCATCACCATGTTCTCGACCACCTGGTGCGGTTATTGCAACCGCCTCAAAAAGCAGCTGGACGCCAAGGGCATCGGCTACACCGAGATCAACATCGAAGAAGTAGATGGCACGGCCGAACTCGTCGAGCAGCTCAACGGAGGCAACCGCACCGTACCCACCGTGCTTTTCCCTGACGGAACCGCGGCCACCAACCCGTCCGCTTCCGAGGTGGAGAGCCGACTGGCCGCATAG
- a CDS encoding VTT domain-containing protein, with protein sequence MDQIMSLPFGVALAALFAIVMIRVNVTYWIGRGAMAGFAHTRFGGSLERPKAARAQALIQRWGPYAVVLSFLTVGLQTAINLAAGAARMPLRRYLPAAVAGSVIWALLYATIGLAALEAWLAVAAASPGGAAVGVAVLVTAITWVVVFRRRRARATSADTVV encoded by the coding sequence GTGGATCAGATCATGAGTTTGCCCTTCGGCGTCGCACTCGCAGCGCTCTTCGCGATTGTCATGATCCGTGTCAACGTTACTTATTGGATCGGGCGGGGGGCCATGGCCGGGTTCGCACATACCCGCTTCGGTGGTTCTTTGGAGCGGCCCAAAGCTGCCCGCGCCCAGGCGCTGATCCAGCGCTGGGGCCCGTACGCCGTCGTACTGTCTTTTCTGACTGTTGGCCTCCAAACTGCCATTAACCTCGCAGCCGGTGCCGCCCGTATGCCACTCCGACGATATTTGCCCGCAGCTGTGGCGGGTTCTGTGATCTGGGCCCTGCTCTACGCAACCATTGGTCTTGCCGCTCTGGAGGCATGGTTGGCGGTAGCCGCCGCATCACCTGGTGGAGCTGCTGTGGGCGTGGCGGTCCTGGTGACCGCCATTACGTGGGTTGTTGTGTTCCGTCGGCGTCGGGCAAGGGCCACATCAGCGGATACAGTGGTCTGA
- a CDS encoding DNA alkylation repair protein yields the protein MSEAGEFVDYTLQMESTWEKAAEASERLGGTLKVYGASVGAVRGTVRDMLKRYKTLDHDDVTALSSELWAEPVFERRLAAVVLLQTKVSVLVNTDLTRIEGFIRQSGTRELVDPLAKDVVRPLMDRLEGLAKERAERVLERWAADPDAELRHAAALVVGAATP from the coding sequence GTGAGTGAAGCCGGTGAATTCGTGGACTACACACTGCAGATGGAGTCCACCTGGGAGAAAGCTGCAGAGGCCAGTGAGCGTTTGGGCGGGACCTTGAAGGTGTATGGCGCGTCGGTGGGCGCAGTACGGGGAACCGTGAGGGACATGCTCAAGCGGTACAAAACCCTGGACCATGACGACGTTACTGCCTTGAGCTCGGAGTTGTGGGCTGAGCCTGTGTTCGAGAGGCGACTTGCAGCAGTGGTTCTGCTGCAGACCAAAGTCAGCGTTCTGGTCAACACGGACCTCACCCGTATAGAGGGTTTCATCAGGCAGTCCGGGACACGGGAACTGGTGGATCCCCTCGCCAAAGATGTGGTCCGCCCATTAATGGACCGGCTGGAAGGCCTCGCTAAAGAACGCGCGGAACGCGTATTGGAGCGCTGGGCCGCTGATCCGGACGCTGAACTGCGGCACGCAGCGGCTTTGGTGGTAGGCGCCGCGACCCCTTGA
- a CDS encoding FAD-dependent oxidoreductase encodes MKSLWLDRESRFMSDSIPEGKHFDTIVVGAGLTGMVAALLLSRSGQRVVVFEARTLGAVTTGNTTGKLSLLQGGALSALRGQYSLKVVQAYVEANKSGQAWLTQYMEQQGIPFQRRTAVTFATTDDGGQRLRKEAAVSRDAGLDVHFSRDAGLPFPIVEALELEGQAQIHPMDVLETLARDIRGHGGLIVEGMQVENVASGQPMEVSTGKGTFTADTVVIATGTPILDRGLYFAKLEPNRSYAAALKVPGDLPTGMYLSIDSPTRSQRTHPTPEGELLLVGGYGHTAGRATSPKSHLDDLLGWATRHYPGAEVTHTWSAQDYQATNLMPFFGKLPRGHGRIFFGTGYNKWGMSNGVAAALSITSDILGGQSDWATTIHHRVTSPQGALQAVRLNASTTKRMVEDRARIKANPDITDQTRPAEGTGVVGLYKGEPAAVSTVDGNVCMVSARCSHLGGIVTWNDAEKSWDCPLHGSRFTPEGKYLEGPATHHLQESPVKKKD; translated from the coding sequence ATGAAATCGCTGTGGTTGGACCGGGAATCCCGCTTCATGTCCGACTCAATTCCCGAAGGAAAGCACTTTGACACCATAGTGGTGGGCGCGGGGCTCACCGGTATGGTGGCTGCCCTGCTGTTGTCCAGGTCCGGGCAGCGCGTGGTGGTCTTCGAAGCCAGGACACTCGGCGCTGTGACCACCGGTAACACCACCGGTAAGTTAAGCCTCCTCCAAGGAGGAGCCCTTTCGGCCTTGCGCGGCCAGTATTCGCTGAAGGTGGTGCAGGCCTATGTGGAGGCCAATAAGTCCGGCCAAGCCTGGCTGACGCAGTATATGGAGCAGCAGGGCATCCCGTTTCAACGCCGGACCGCGGTCACCTTCGCAACCACGGACGACGGCGGCCAGCGGCTCCGCAAGGAGGCTGCGGTTTCGCGGGACGCAGGTTTGGACGTCCACTTCAGCCGTGACGCCGGGCTGCCGTTCCCCATAGTGGAGGCTTTGGAACTCGAAGGCCAGGCCCAGATTCACCCCATGGATGTGCTGGAAACCCTTGCCAGGGACATTCGAGGCCATGGCGGCCTCATTGTCGAGGGCATGCAGGTGGAGAACGTAGCTTCCGGGCAGCCTATGGAGGTCTCCACGGGCAAGGGCACTTTCACTGCAGACACTGTGGTGATAGCTACGGGCACCCCAATCCTGGACCGCGGACTGTATTTTGCCAAGCTTGAGCCCAACCGCTCCTATGCGGCTGCGTTGAAGGTCCCGGGCGATCTTCCGACGGGCATGTATCTGTCCATCGATTCACCTACCCGCTCGCAGCGCACCCACCCTACACCCGAGGGAGAGCTGCTCCTGGTCGGTGGTTATGGGCACACGGCGGGCCGGGCGACATCACCTAAGTCGCATTTGGATGACCTGCTGGGGTGGGCCACCCGGCACTACCCCGGAGCAGAGGTCACCCATACGTGGTCGGCTCAGGATTACCAAGCCACCAACCTGATGCCGTTCTTCGGCAAGCTTCCTCGTGGCCACGGACGCATCTTTTTCGGCACCGGCTACAACAAGTGGGGGATGAGCAACGGGGTAGCGGCAGCCCTATCCATCACCTCGGACATCCTGGGCGGCCAATCCGATTGGGCCACCACCATCCATCACCGCGTCACCTCGCCCCAAGGAGCGCTCCAAGCCGTGCGGTTGAACGCGAGCACCACCAAGCGAATGGTGGAGGACAGGGCAAGAATCAAGGCCAATCCTGACATCACGGATCAAACGCGTCCAGCCGAAGGAACCGGCGTTGTGGGGCTGTACAAGGGTGAACCAGCCGCAGTGTCCACCGTGGACGGCAACGTTTGCATGGTTTCGGCCAGGTGCTCACACCTGGGTGGCATCGTGACGTGGAATGATGCCGAAAAATCGTGGGACTGCCCTCTGCACGGTTCGCGCTTCACCCCCGAGGGCAAATATCTTGAGGGTCCTGCAACCCATCATTTGCAGGAGTCGCCGGTCAAGAAGAAGGACTAG
- a CDS encoding thioesterase family protein — protein sequence MTTALPELADGDFYYESLGGGRYRSTLHAQGAWNPHEQHMAPASGIIADALVRHEPRNDVRLARISYEILGLIPGGEFQVTTSTLRPGRTIELLQAELSAGGRVAIRAAAWRMITSDTSAVAAVEDESMPAPDECKPWDGASVWPGGYIRSLEMRIAEGHRPGSGKVWIRTSHPLTNHNDSSDVARLLGLVDTANGIAARVPPGENSYIFPNVDLQIHMYRAPSGEWLGLDNKVSFGADGIGLTSTVLHDLNGPFGRAEQILTLRKS from the coding sequence TTGACTACTGCATTACCGGAACTGGCGGACGGCGACTTTTACTACGAATCACTGGGTGGGGGCCGCTACCGGTCCACCCTTCACGCCCAAGGTGCCTGGAATCCCCACGAACAACATATGGCTCCGGCGTCGGGCATCATCGCAGATGCCTTGGTCCGCCATGAGCCACGGAACGACGTTCGCCTGGCGCGGATCAGCTATGAAATCCTCGGGCTGATTCCCGGCGGTGAATTCCAGGTCACCACCTCGACGCTGAGGCCGGGAAGGACCATTGAACTCCTTCAGGCAGAGCTTTCGGCAGGGGGTCGCGTGGCTATCCGTGCCGCCGCGTGGCGCATGATCACCAGCGACACCAGCGCCGTGGCCGCGGTGGAGGATGAGTCCATGCCGGCCCCTGATGAATGCAAGCCATGGGATGGGGCGAGCGTGTGGCCCGGCGGTTACATCCGGTCTTTGGAGATGCGCATCGCTGAGGGACACCGTCCTGGTTCAGGCAAGGTTTGGATCCGGACGTCTCATCCGCTGACGAACCACAACGACAGCTCTGATGTGGCCCGCCTGTTGGGGCTGGTGGACACCGCGAATGGCATAGCCGCACGCGTTCCTCCGGGTGAAAACAGCTACATTTTTCCTAACGTGGATCTTCAAATCCATATGTATCGCGCTCCGTCCGGTGAATGGCTGGGTCTGGATAACAAGGTCTCTTTCGGAGCGGACGGCATCGGCCTGACCTCCACTGTGCTCCATGACCTCAACGGACCCTTCGGGCGGGCCGAGCAGATCCTGACCCTGAGGAAAAGCTGA